In Nocardia sp. NBC_00403, one DNA window encodes the following:
- a CDS encoding class I SAM-dependent methyltransferase, whose protein sequence is MMRTEGDTWDIVSSVGMTALGVAAARAIETKQPDALVHDEYAALFVVASGDSDMNQLITDPTLWAQTPFTSGFIGYRSRFFDDFFLSAAAAGVTQAVILAAGLDARAYRLDWPVGEVVFEIDQPKVLEFKRQVLTESGSAPRSDRREVAVDLRDDWPAALVEAGFDPASPTAWSAEGLLPYLPGAAQDALFARIGRLSAPGSTVAAETVGNNIDMGRIAEQESEYLKGLKGIPFGKVDLAALFYTDERSDPAELLTVYGWTTSSLHLQELAARYDRPMATVPEPLAQIFDSTQYLTASKPS, encoded by the coding sequence ATGATGCGTACCGAAGGCGATACCTGGGACATTGTGAGCAGCGTCGGCATGACCGCGCTCGGCGTCGCGGCCGCGCGCGCGATCGAGACGAAACAGCCGGATGCCCTCGTCCATGACGAGTACGCCGCCCTGTTCGTGGTGGCATCCGGCGATTCGGACATGAACCAACTGATCACCGATCCGACATTGTGGGCGCAGACCCCGTTCACCTCCGGGTTCATCGGATACCGAAGTCGGTTTTTCGACGATTTCTTCCTGTCCGCGGCGGCGGCAGGGGTGACCCAGGCAGTGATCCTGGCCGCCGGGCTCGATGCCAGGGCCTACCGGCTGGATTGGCCGGTAGGCGAGGTTGTGTTCGAGATCGACCAGCCCAAAGTGCTGGAGTTCAAACGTCAGGTGCTCACCGAGTCCGGCAGCGCGCCGAGGTCGGACCGGCGCGAGGTCGCCGTTGATCTGCGCGACGACTGGCCCGCGGCGCTCGTCGAGGCAGGCTTCGATCCGGCCTCGCCCACCGCATGGTCGGCAGAAGGGTTGCTGCCCTACCTGCCCGGCGCCGCACAGGATGCCTTGTTCGCGCGGATCGGTCGGCTTTCGGCACCCGGTAGCACAGTGGCGGCGGAGACCGTCGGCAATAACATCGATATGGGCCGCATCGCCGAGCAGGAGTCGGAATACTTGAAAGGCTTGAAAGGCATCCCGTTCGGCAAGGTCGACCTCGCGGCACTGTTCTACACCGACGAGCGCAGCGATCCGGCTGAATTGCTCACCGTCTACGGCTGGACCACCTCGAGCCTGCACCTGCAGGAACTGGCCGCACGCTACGACCGTCCCATGGCAACGGTCCCGGAGCCGCTGGCGCAAATTTTCGACAGCACGCAATACCTGACAGCTAGCAAGCCGTCCTGA
- a CDS encoding nucleoside deaminase, with translation MDFARHTIDLARRHVAEGGRPFATVIVKDGQILAESPNRVAQTNDPTAHAEILAIREACAKLGTEHLTGTTIYILALPCPMCLGALYYCSPDEVVFLTTRDAYEPHYIDDRKYFELNTFYDEFAKPWDQRRLPMRHEPRDQAVDVYRLWQVANGGERRVAGAPTAT, from the coding sequence ATGGATTTCGCACGACACACCATCGACCTCGCGCGCCGCCACGTCGCCGAGGGCGGCCGCCCCTTCGCGACCGTCATCGTCAAGGACGGCCAGATCCTGGCGGAGAGCCCGAACAGGGTCGCCCAGACCAACGATCCCACCGCGCACGCGGAGATCCTCGCCATCCGCGAGGCCTGCGCCAAGCTCGGCACCGAACACCTGACCGGCACCACCATCTACATCCTCGCCCTGCCCTGCCCGATGTGCCTGGGCGCGCTCTACTACTGCTCACCCGACGAGGTCGTCTTCCTCACCACCCGCGATGCCTACGAACCGCACTACATCGACGACCGAAAGTACTTCGAACTCAACACCTTCTACGACGAGTTCGCCAAGCCCTGGGACCAGCGACGCCTACCCATGCGCCACGAACCCCGCGACCAAGCGGTCGACGTCTACCGCCTCTGGCAAGTGGCCAACGGCGGCGAGCGACGCGTCGCGGGCGCCCCCACCGCCACCTAA
- a CDS encoding GlcG/HbpS family heme-binding protein gives MDIHKKTGKRAGALVGGTLVAAGAIGVWAGGSQDAGPAAQPALASKVEPADLRQTNHLTVAAATEAAQAALAAASRENQRVSVAIVDRDGNTIVLLRGDGAGPQSYEAAERKAFTAVSWNAPTSQLAGRLDKAPHLADIPGTLFLGGGVPVATDGAPIAGIGVAGAPSGDLDEKFARTGVAALGD, from the coding sequence ATGGACATTCACAAGAAAACAGGCAAGCGCGCCGGCGCCCTCGTCGGCGGAACGCTCGTCGCCGCTGGCGCCATCGGCGTATGGGCGGGGGGCAGTCAGGACGCGGGCCCGGCTGCGCAACCGGCGCTGGCCAGCAAGGTCGAGCCGGCCGACCTGCGGCAGACCAATCACCTCACCGTGGCCGCCGCCACCGAGGCCGCGCAGGCCGCGCTCGCCGCCGCGAGCCGGGAGAACCAGCGGGTCAGCGTCGCCATCGTCGACCGTGACGGCAACACCATCGTGCTGCTGCGTGGCGACGGCGCGGGACCACAGTCCTACGAGGCCGCGGAGCGGAAGGCCTTCACCGCCGTCTCCTGGAACGCGCCGACCTCCCAGCTGGCCGGGCGTCTGGACAAGGCCCCGCATCTGGCCGACATTCCCGGCACCCTGTTCCTGGGCGGCGGTGTCCCGGTGGCCACCGACGGCGCACCGATCGCCGGCATCGGTGTCGCGGGTGCGCCCAGCGGTGACCTGGATGAGAAATTCGCGCGGACCGGTGTGGCCGCGCTCGGCGACTGA
- the cynS gene encoding cyanase, whose amino-acid sequence MVHAQFDPTARQALAAAAVDAKTRKDLTWQELADAAGLSVAFVTAAVLGQHALPEKSAAAVADLLGLGGDATMLLQTIPTRGSIPGGVPTDPTIYRFYEMLQVYGTTLKALVHEQFGDGIISAINFKLDVKKVADPEGGERAVITLDGKYLPTKPF is encoded by the coding sequence ATGGTGCACGCACAGTTCGACCCCACCGCCCGCCAGGCACTGGCCGCCGCAGCGGTGGACGCCAAGACGAGGAAGGACCTCACCTGGCAGGAGCTCGCGGACGCCGCCGGCCTGTCGGTGGCGTTCGTGACCGCCGCTGTTCTCGGCCAGCACGCCCTGCCCGAGAAGAGTGCCGCGGCGGTCGCCGACCTGCTCGGCCTGGGCGGCGACGCGACGATGCTGCTGCAGACCATCCCGACCCGCGGGTCGATCCCCGGCGGGGTCCCAACCGATCCGACGATCTACCGCTTCTACGAGATGTTGCAGGTCTACGGCACCACCCTCAAGGCCCTGGTCCACGAGCAGTTCGGGGACGGCATCATCAGCGCGATCAACTTCAAGCTCGATGTGAAGAAAGTCGCCGACCCCGAGGGCGGTGAGCGCGCCGTCATCACCCTGGATGGCAAGTACCTGCCGACAAAGCCGTTCTGA